In Dasypus novemcinctus isolate mDasNov1 chromosome 23, mDasNov1.1.hap2, whole genome shotgun sequence, the following proteins share a genomic window:
- the PTX4 gene encoding LOW QUALITY PROTEIN: pentraxin-4 (The sequence of the model RefSeq protein was modified relative to this genomic sequence to represent the inferred CDS: inserted 3 bases in 2 codons; substituted 1 base at 1 genomic stop codon), translated as MRSPSALACPQACGPIRRQLGPCSRGHLGTLLSHALEGNNNELVLHGGSSTXSPTLSLCDRSPAFREPPLQPLLEGQWXLCVTWMYIQGRYWLYVDRRLVAMGFGFREGYETPSSGALVLGQEQDPLGVGPTSLRPLWGVGPWDRTLAPGEASNFAPGKELSIVALPMLANAASVGGFMHXGHQTCLELCP; from the exons ATGCGGTCTCCCTCGGCCCTGGCTTGCCCACAGGCCTGTGGGCCCATCCGTCGGCAGTTGGGTCCATGCAGCCGTGGCCACCTGGGCACCCTCCTCTCCCACGCCCTCGAGGGCAACAACAACGAGCTGGTGCTGCACGGGGGGAGCTCCACCTGATCCCCCACTCTGTCGCTTTGTGATCGGAGCCCGGCCTTCAGGGAGCCACCGCTGCAGCCGCTGCTGGAGGGCCAGTG CCTCTGCGTCACCTGGATGTACATACAGGGCAGGTACTGGCTCTATGTGGACCGCAGGCTAGTGGCCATGGGCTTCGGCTTCAGAGAGGGCTACGAGACCCCTTCCAGTGGGGCCCTCGTGCTGGGCCAGGAGCAGGACCCCTTGGGGGTGGGTCCAACATCTCTGAGGCCTCTGTGGGGAGTGGGTCCCTGGGACCGGACACTGGCCCCGGGGGAAGCCTCCAACTTTGCCCCTGGGAAGGAGCTCTCTATAGTTGCCCTCCCGATGCTGGCCAATGCCGCATCTGTAGGCGGATTCATGC AGGGTCACCAGACCTGCCTGGAGCTCTGCCCGTGA